The following are from one region of the Chthoniobacterales bacterium genome:
- a CDS encoding MBL fold metallo-hydrolase has product MEFTVLGSGSSGNSAVVRGSATTILVDAGLSARTTLTRLAQAGIEPSEIGAILLTHEHGDHARGLPVLLRTLRCPVYATRLTAEELQRSDARNAEARWSLFASGAKFQIGSFEITAFSVPHDAADPVGFTIREDSTSLAVLTDLGHVNHSVAHHSSGVSCLFVEANHDEDLLHADAKRPFSVKQRILSPHGHLSNRAAAEFAARILSDTLSHVVLGHLSRDCNTPELAVTAVRSSLNGADVTVCCALQDALMPPIRLGS; this is encoded by the coding sequence GTGGAATTCACGGTCCTCGGCAGCGGAAGCAGCGGCAACTCGGCCGTGGTGCGCGGCTCCGCAACGACGATTTTGGTCGATGCCGGGCTCAGTGCCCGCACCACGCTGACCCGTCTGGCCCAAGCGGGCATCGAACCATCCGAAATCGGCGCCATTCTGCTGACCCACGAACACGGGGACCACGCACGGGGGCTGCCGGTGCTTCTGCGCACCCTGCGCTGCCCGGTATATGCCACGCGATTGACCGCGGAAGAATTGCAACGGTCGGACGCCCGGAACGCAGAGGCCCGCTGGAGCCTTTTTGCGTCCGGAGCGAAATTCCAGATCGGGAGTTTCGAAATCACCGCATTCTCGGTTCCGCACGATGCGGCCGACCCCGTCGGCTTTACCATACGCGAAGACAGCACATCCCTTGCCGTGCTCACCGACCTCGGGCACGTGAACCACTCCGTAGCGCACCATTCGTCGGGTGTTAGCTGCCTGTTTGTCGAGGCGAACCATGATGAAGATTTGCTCCATGCGGACGCCAAAAGGCCATTCTCCGTCAAGCAGCGCATCCTCTCCCCGCACGGTCACCTCTCCAACCGCGCGGCGGCGGAATTTGCCGCAAGAATCTTGAGTGACACTCTGAGCCACGTGGTGCTCGGTCATTTGAGTCGCGACTGCAACACGCCGGAATTGGCTGTCACCGCCGTGCGCTCATCGCTCAACGGCGCCGACGTCACGGTGTGTTGCGCCTTGCAGGACGCGTTGATGCCGCCGATCCGGCTTGGATCCTGA
- a CDS encoding DUF2752 domain-containing protein, which translates to MSAPPPLPPGARAAAERTILIVAGSAAAAAVMLFALAGVLHPAGLPCGWKTVTGLPCLGCGGTRALFLLARGEWGDALRMNPGAVLAAAGVAIAAVYAAGVVFLGLSPWRPQWAARVPWRWLVLGAILANWAYLLAAGRA; encoded by the coding sequence TTGAGTGCTCCTCCCCCGCTTCCTCCGGGCGCGCGCGCGGCTGCCGAGCGGACGATCCTCATCGTCGCCGGTTCTGCCGCCGCGGCTGCCGTCATGCTTTTTGCGCTTGCGGGTGTTTTGCATCCGGCAGGCCTGCCTTGCGGTTGGAAGACGGTCACCGGCTTGCCCTGCCTCGGATGCGGAGGCACACGCGCACTTTTCCTGCTGGCCCGCGGCGAGTGGGGTGATGCGCTGCGCATGAATCCGGGCGCGGTGCTTGCCGCGGCGGGAGTGGCGATCGCCGCGGTTTATGCGGCGGGAGTGGTTTTTCTCGGCTTGTCGCCCTGGCGCCCGCAATGGGCGGCGCGTGTTCCCTGGCGATGGCTGGTGCTCGGTGCGATCCTTGCGAACTGGGCTTATCTCCTTGCGGCCGGCCGCGCCTGA